One stretch of Riemerella columbina DNA includes these proteins:
- a CDS encoding outer membrane beta-barrel protein, whose translation MISSIPHISVGNNNVVHYKGNAIQTILINDIKASMEEFKSIPIEEIASVELLHAYINTSNGETELALNVKTKFKPGVKGYLDFSPGVLQEFFYGGTSVSVKSRNTIVRLMHSNLWNSNEGETVQRYLNQAVDYKMKRNLYQPFGMLSVNHHLSDNQSLNLKFLYSGINEQGEALDNNHPLKKEMNLNYYGVNFLYDWSFGKYVFKLNSDYILNNQDYENKSPLERYTSHQNFKEFAISPFLSRKLEKGTVDLGIIYTDRHFDVQNLMNGQSQPHSFNQSLFNIVLKANYDITKKLSATANIRYQAYQDAYTKNETFLPYIKILQGIGDKTEIGLAYHKKIYRPNIYTLSGGVYKETNGITTLTNPLLSFQTSHYYETSFSHQWNKVNISLSGSYEKIKNHLSILGRVEQGAVINQMVNADREEFGPLISLSIPLLKTLDLNTYYGYQYSNREYQNQVYSGDYYRLGVSLRGKLKNYNFYVNTDYRNKIYDVNYYRALKPDISFSISRNFFKNLIYASLAVRNILDNDATQEFTFEDQSSMKLKNTTYMNSRLILLTLSYNFGKNFNSQTKNINKINNDLLPN comes from the coding sequence GTGATATCCAGTATTCCTCATATTTCTGTAGGAAATAATAATGTGGTCCACTATAAAGGCAACGCTATCCAGACCATACTCATTAACGATATCAAAGCTTCTATGGAAGAGTTTAAATCCATTCCGATAGAAGAAATAGCCAGTGTAGAGCTGTTGCATGCTTACATCAATACCTCTAATGGAGAAACGGAATTGGCACTCAATGTAAAGACGAAGTTCAAACCAGGGGTTAAGGGCTATTTAGATTTTTCACCAGGTGTTTTGCAAGAATTTTTTTATGGTGGCACCAGTGTTTCGGTTAAAAGTAGGAATACCATCGTGAGGTTGATGCACTCTAATCTATGGAATTCTAACGAAGGGGAAACGGTGCAAAGGTACCTAAATCAAGCGGTGGATTATAAAATGAAAAGAAACCTATATCAGCCATTTGGTATGTTGTCGGTTAATCATCATTTGTCTGATAATCAGTCGTTAAATTTAAAATTTCTATACTCTGGGATTAATGAACAGGGGGAAGCACTAGACAATAATCATCCGTTGAAAAAAGAGATGAACCTGAACTACTACGGCGTTAATTTTTTATATGACTGGTCTTTTGGGAAATATGTATTTAAACTTAATTCTGACTACATATTGAATAATCAAGATTATGAAAATAAGAGCCCTTTGGAGCGCTATACTTCTCACCAGAATTTTAAAGAATTTGCAATTAGCCCTTTCCTTTCTCGTAAATTAGAAAAAGGAACCGTGGATTTGGGTATAATTTATACAGATAGACACTTTGATGTTCAAAATTTGATGAATGGGCAATCACAACCTCATTCTTTTAATCAATCATTATTCAATATAGTGCTAAAAGCCAATTATGATATTACTAAAAAACTCTCGGCTACAGCCAATATAAGATATCAAGCTTATCAAGATGCTTATACTAAAAACGAAACATTTTTGCCATATATTAAAATATTACAAGGAATAGGTGATAAAACAGAAATAGGATTGGCGTACCATAAGAAAATCTACCGCCCTAATATTTATACTCTATCTGGCGGGGTTTATAAAGAAACCAATGGGATCACCACGCTCACCAATCCTTTATTGAGTTTTCAGACTTCTCACTATTACGAAACTTCTTTTTCTCATCAGTGGAATAAAGTTAATATCTCATTATCAGGTTCTTATGAGAAAATTAAAAATCATCTTTCTATCTTAGGAAGGGTAGAGCAAGGCGCGGTGATCAACCAGATGGTTAATGCGGATAGGGAAGAATTTGGACCTTTAATTTCATTATCTATTCCATTATTAAAAACATTAGATTTGAATACCTACTATGGGTATCAATATAGCAATAGAGAATATCAAAATCAAGTTTATTCGGGGGATTATTATAGATTAGGGGTGTCTTTGAGGGGTAAACTGAAGAATTATAATTTTTATGTCAATACAGATTATAGAAATAAAATTTATGATGTGAATTATTATAGAGCGCTAAAACCAGATATTTCTTTTTCTATATCAAGAAACTTTTTTAAAAACTTAATATATGCCTCTTTAGCGGTTCGGAATATTTTAGATAACGATGCTACGCAAGAGTTTACATTTGAAGATCAATCAAGTATGAAGTTAAAAAATACCACTTATATGAATTCAAGGTTGATATTGTTGACTTTATCATATAATTTTGGCAAGAACTTTAATTCTCAAACAAAAAATATCAACAAGATAAATAATGACTTGTTACCCAACTAA